A segment of the Salminus brasiliensis chromosome 1, fSalBra1.hap2, whole genome shotgun sequence genome:
tttttttctcatgctggacttttttgtttattacatctATTCACTTCATGCAGAACTTTTCTCTTTTgtatccaatacttttattgatttttatttctGAAATATACTTTTACTAGGCATGCATCTTTATATCAGGTAATTGTATCACAGATATTTGGATTGGAGCATTTTTTTGATGATTCATTGTACAGCTTTTGTAACCCTCTAGAAGGAAATGTTATatgaaatgtaatgttttatgtCATGCTAATCCAAGTAGATGTAATCTCAATTTCTGCAATTTCTACAGAGCCACAGTCAGTATTTTACTTTAAACCCCAAATATATTGTAAGAAATAAGGGTGGAGCAGTACCGGCTTGAATTGATGGAACCTTCCCAAATAACAGTACATATACAGCAACAGCTATTATTCTCGTAGATGTCTGAGTAAGACCGCACCCAAATATATTAATTTTACAAGTGTACTTCTCAGAGCAAAGTATCCATTGATGAGGACATGATTCACTCTGAAGAGAGGATGATGACATGAAGGTTGAAGGTTGATCAATATTGCCATTTTATGGAAACTAAAATTAAGCATTAGCCTGTGTTAAAAGCtacctctatttctctcttcaaCAAACACGATTGTGATGTTGGAATATTTAGACCTTGTTTAGACTTTGTTTAACTTTTCTTTCAGGCAGCTGTTTAATATTTCTTCTGCACAGCTCTAAGTAAAGCTGGCTACAtgaaaaatctgaataaatgcatGCACAAATCAGTGAAAAGCTGTCCAATCTCTTGCAGATGATGCTATGAGGAGAAGGTCCAGCAATGACTGATGTGGAGCCTGTCGTCACTGACTTTGCCGCTACGGGTCGAACTGGCCGGCGGAATGCTATGCCGGATATCTTAGGATCCAATGCAGGCCCTGGAGCAGCAGAGCTGCCAAACAAACTGGCTGAGCTTTCTGTTGGAGGTACGCTACCTGTCAGGCATTCACattctgtttaaacatcttaGTTCACAAGGGCCACTGAATGATATTCACCAACAAAATCACCTAACATTGGTGCCTACTATAGGGTGGCACTAGGTCATTGGGTGCCATCTTAGTCCTAGCACAAGAAAAGCCATTTAACTGTTTGACAACAGTGCAGGTATGCTATGACTTGACTGTCTGGTTCTTTCCCTATAAGGCCATAGCTGGGAATGCAGCTTTTTTACACCAGATAGAAACACCTGTACAGCATGTTCATTTAGCGTTTTATTGTGATAGAAATGTTTGTTTCACTTGACAGTGAtactcttatttataaaagccccctaaaactcttattttacacccCAGCacctatttattttattattattattaagtgaaTTGCaatatcattattttaagatggtTTATGCTTTTGTAATGACCATGTTCAGATTTTTAAGTGGCAGGATTGGGCTTCCCTACTCATTTAAATCACATTTTGTAAGGATCTATGGTGTGCTTGTAATATTACAATAGAGCTGAGATTTCAAACCATCTTATTATTCACTTTTTAATCTCTTTGTTTATCTGGCAGTTTATAAGCAGGCATTAATTTGATTCCTGCTGCTTTAGCTGAACTAAAAAGTTTTATCAGAGGAAAGGCCATAAAAGCAGGCTAGCTGCCAGGGgtgaataaaaactgacacATTTACACGTTCACTAGATAATCACAACAGAAAAACACAACCTAATCACAAAAACATGAATGGACAAATATATCCAATAATACCCAAATcatatgtgtgtaaaatcctgtaatattattatcatttaatgGTGGCTGTGAATTAtactttctgactgtagggggagcccagaagcaaggAATGGCCATTCTCAagtaatactgaatactgaattctgaatttaaaataattttaatgaaTCTATATAGATATgactaaatgtttttatttcagtAGCCAACAGTATTGTTTAGCTGACTCAGAGATTGAGTTATTCCTGAAAGGCTTTTTGCTATGACAAGACAAAGTGCCTTGTCATTACAGATGCACTTGGATCCAATGCTTAAGTGGTTTTGTGTGGTTCGGTTATTATCTATGGCTCTCATCCAGAGACTATTCACAATTCAGGCTGCCAGACAACACAGCAAAAAGGGGCCATTGTTCAGTCTTGTTTTAATTGTAGCCTGAGAAGAAAGTCTGGgctgattgttgttgttattacaaATAGCTGATACAAAGTGTGGAAAATTTGTTTACAAGGTTCTGAAAATTCAGCATCACCAGTACCACAGCACGCAAAATATCtagtacaataatatatttaatttcttATCagtaataaatgaatacatttattgaGCATCTGCATATTATATTATGGCATTTTGATACAATTATATTGATTTACATCATTTTGAAGAGTAACAACTCTTCAAAATGTCTATACAATTCAACTACTGAGATGTAAGTAGTCATTTAGATGGATTTGGTATGAAGTGGTTAGATTGTAGatgagttttatatgtaatgttgacATTGATGGAGTTTCCTAGGTAAGTATTTTGTCTTACAGTCCCATACATGTACCCCTGCATCTTGAATGGTTAAAACATATCTCAGGCCAAAACTTTTTCAAAAGCTTTTCTATGTCTCAGGTGTCAGGTACCATTTAATGTTATAACTTTCTGTAAGGGAGCTTCTCCTTGACATCTGGTTCCAGTCACCATACACTTTCATCAGTCAGAAAACACATGCAAATATATCTTGGTTAATTAGTGGAGTCTGCGTATGTTcatgttttaaaacaaaatgaagTACAGGTTTGTAAGATATGTGGATATTTGTTCCTGCAATTATATTAGTTTCTTAATACATGTTAAATCTGCCTGTGTGCTTTATGAATCTGGCCTCCCGTGTGGTAACTCAGAATGACTCTTTAGATCACTCTCTTGAGGTCAATTAGTTAGTTTAGTAGTGGGCCTCCAAACAGctgctactgttattattatagtCGTATTACTGAACAATTGTACTGAATCactgaaataaatcattttCCGCTCATACTTCCATGTTCATAGTTGTTAATTCATCACCCCTCACATGAAGTGTATCGTCAGTGCCAAGCACAAATTCCTTCAAAATTTTAGacatggcaactttacaggagaatgactttcagtgaaagtcagtatataaagatgtattccaagtcattctggactatttccattggtccattcatcatgatttttttttttttttcattttaagaaACTGAAAAAATTGAGTTACTACATTTTGGATAAATGTCTAATAATGATCGAATTCTGGTCAGCATATGGCAGCCAGCAGTGTTCTAGCTATCAGCAACAAAGCAGGTAACTGCTTGTACGCCATAAGTATTtaagtatataagtatgtaTTTTCATAGTAATTATGATCGTCCATTGTACTCTTTCACTTTGTATTTATCATTTCtgttcacacacatatactttTACAGACGATGGTGAACAGGAAGGAGAGGGGTCGTCCTCAGGTGATGCAGCCAAGGTCCCCGGTGAGGACAAGGCAGAGGGAACATAACTTCACCCATTTACAGCCCTGAACTCAACTCCAGAGAGGAGCCAAGACAATATAACGGTCTACCTCTCCTCCAACCCCAATGACCAGTCTACTGTTATGGCCACACTTGGAGCTATGCAAGGCCACTCTGATGTAGGCCGATGGAGGAGGACACCCTTCACCCCATAAGAGTTCCCCCATATTTCCAAAGGACCAGCAAAAAGTTCAGCTGCTGGGTGATGATGGTATACCAGCCATGTCTCAAAAAGACAAGCACTCACTTTAAGGACTGCTTGATGGTGGGATGAAGGTCTATGGAAACATTTGTGGGACATTTAATACAAGGGCAAAAAGGGAGCTGTTGGTTTATTTACAGGAATGGTCACTGAATGTTGGTGTGTAATTGTGAGAATGTCTGGGGTTTTTTGCACAACAGAAGTCAAAACATTCCATCTGTTGATGTAAGTACTATTTTTACCTTCAGTTTGTGGTCGGTCATTTGTGGTCAGTGCCACAGCATctactttgtgttttttttactgtaaaaatgtgCTTTGTTAACATTTCTGTGAGAAGTGTTTGTGAGAAGTGTAAATATGGAACTATAACTGGCGTCTGCTGACTTTTTTGTTGTCCGCTGCTGTTGGCTGTTGTTGTGTCTTATATTGTATTGCTGAAACTGTAAACATCGGTTTTGGTTGTTAGGTCAGTGTAATGGCTAATTCTCTCAGTGCTGTCAATAGCAAGgcaaaagaaaacacaaggttgaatctgtctgtcttttgttttcctttttcacTCTGTGTTAAGATAGGCCTATACACTTAAACAACAAGCTGTGTGGAAACATCTGTCATTTGTTTGTTAACTTCACTCTGAATCCTCCTTACAGTCCCTTGTAAGCTCTGTACAAAATGCCATGATGCTGTACAATAAATCCTGTACTTAGTTTTTATAGTTGTTTTCAAGTCCCCTGCTTGTTGCTCTCCAATTCTGACACCGCATGTAGCCACAAGAGGGCACTGAATAACATTAAATTAATCAGTAACTCAACCTGCCCATCAGTTTCTACCAACACTCTCTCCTCCCCCAAGCTGGTGTATAAATAAG
Coding sequences within it:
- the pkib gene encoding cAMP-dependent protein kinase inhibitor beta, with product MTDVEPVVTDFAATGRTGRRNAMPDILGSNAGPGAAELPNKLAELSVGDDGEQEGEGSSSGDAAKVPGEDKAEGT